A region from the Sander vitreus isolate 19-12246 chromosome 1, sanVit1, whole genome shotgun sequence genome encodes:
- the usp8 gene encoding ubiquitin carboxyl-terminal hydrolase 8 encodes MPAVSTGAKELYLSTSLGELNKKADIKPDKTSTRSYVQSACKVFKAAEECRLDRDEEKAYVLYMKYLTVYDIIKKRPDFKQQPEYYMTMLGQNSFKKAIEEAEKLSESLKLRYEEVEVRKKLEEMERKEEKKRKEEIIEKDGHPKVSSANKKDSKKVKGEQNELKNELKKATSKAAVSAGGISAETLFHMMKDQAITMIVMDARSHRDFEESRIQVPGQTCVSVPEEAISPGITVNQIEAKLPEVSKDLWRRRGFVDYIVLLDWFSSVTDLTLGTTLQSLKDALYKWDSITILRSEPLVLEGGYENWLLFYPMYTTNAKARPPRQNIISCLPQLNFSYPSLEEPKPPTPPLPEPEVTPRPHEPSAPVLVNGVAPAEPPTSKTSMVIDRLPDAVNSSVTGSTISEQDLSKKGPVVGASSQSPATAKAFPQFDRTKKPSVWVSDEPKPSHNGSAKDSTQNGPFVPDRSVKPPLIPNTSLSKEEQSQIHSEVVAGMEKARQEQEKRNQERRVEEERREKEQKERLEREQSEKRKKEEEDNGLQEKKKLERQKAEEEGDKKNKLRDEKERRGKEQSSDTPSKSMSLDLPAPNHLVSEIKREPLTRARSEEMGRSVPGLPDGWMKFLDTVTGTYRYYHSPTNRVHLYPPEVTVPQTPPSTPPTVKQKTPRPAEPDTNCEQEREQSKLKRSYSSPDISQDLREEAQKKASAPTTAAVIPTINRETKPSSAKVYSKVEIVRPSAAKIRNLNPTFGGNGPSLTGLRNMGNTCYMNSILQCLCNTPGMAEYFNNNFYLEDINRQNILGHKGEVAEEFGVIMKALWAGLYKCISPRDFKITIGKINDQFAGYDQQDSQELLLFLMDGLHEDLNKADNRKRYKEEENDHLDDQTAADLAWSKHKLLNESIIVALFQGQFKSTVQCLTCHRKSRTFETFMYLSLPLASTSKCSLQDCLRLFSKEEKLTDNNKVFCRHCKAHRDSTKKLEIWKVPPILLVHLKRFSYEGRWKQKLQTSVDFSLDTLDLAQYVIGPKQSLKRYSLFGVSNHYGGLDGGHYTAYCKNAPKQRWYKFDDHEVTEISTSSVKSSAAYILFYSNL; translated from the exons ATGCCTGCAGTTTCCACCGGGGCCAAAGAGCTATATCTGTCCACCTCACTGGGTGAACTCAATAAAAAGGCTGACATTAAGCCGGACAAGACAAGTACCAGAAG CTATGTTCAGAGTGCCTGCAAAGTCTTCAAGGCGGCAGAGGAGTGTCGTCTGGACAGAGATGAGGAGAAAGCCTATGTGTTGTACATGAAGTATTTAACAGTATATGACATCATCAAGAAAAGACCAGACTTCAAGCAGCAACCG GAGTACTACATGACCATGCTTGGGCAAAACAGCTTTAAGAAAGCCATTGAAGAAGCCGAGAAGCTCTCTGAAAGTCTTAAACTCAG gTATGAGGAAGTTGAGGTTCGAAAAAAACTtgaggagatggagagaaaagaggagaagaaaagaaaggaggaaatAATAGAAAAAGATGGTCATCCAAAAGTGTCATCGGCAAACAAGAAGGACAGCAAAAAG GTAAAAGGAGAACAGAATGAACTGAAGAATGAATTGAAGAAAGCAACCTCAAAAG CTGCGGTGTCAGCTGGTGGGATCTCAGCTGAGACGCTTTTCCACATGATGAAGGACCAGGCGATTACAATGATTGTGATGGATGCCCGCAGCCACAGGGACTTTGAGGAGTCTCGCATTCAGGTCCCAGGCCAGACCTGTGTCAGCGTGCCAGAGGAGGCAATTAGCCCGGG TATCACTGTGAATCAGATTGAGGCGAAGCTGCCCGAGGTGTCGAAAGATCTTTGGAGGCGGCGGGGGTTTGTGGATTATATAGTCCTGCTCGACTGGTTTAGTTCTGTCACTGACCTTACACTGGGCACAACCTTGCAGAGCCTCAAAGATGCCCTCTATAAG TGGGACAGCATCACCATCCTGCGTAGTGAGCCGCTGGTGCTGGAGGGAGGCTACGAGAACTGGCTGTTGTTTTACCCCATGTACACAACCAACGCTAAAGCCCGCCCCCCTAGACAGAATATCATCAGCTGCCTCCCTCAGT TGAACTTTAGCTACCCATCCCTGGAGGAACCAAAGCCTCCGACCCCACCTCTACCAGAGCCTGAGGTTACACCCAGGCCCCATGAACCCTCCGCTCCTGTGCTGGTGAACGGGGTTGCACCAGCAGAACCCCCCACATCTAAAACTTCCATGGTGATTGACAGGCTGCCAGACGCTGTCAATTCCAGCGTCACAGGCTCTACAATTTCTGAGCAAGACCTTAGTAAGAAGGGCCCTGTGGTAGGTGCATCCAGCCAGTCACCTGCAACAGCCAAAGCCTTCCCACAG TTTGACCGTACCAAGAAACCTTCTGTCTGGGTGTCGGACGAGCCTAAGCCCAGCCACAACGGGTCAGCGAAGGACTCCACGCAGAACGGCCCATTTGTCCCTGACCGCTCAGTCAAACCGCCCCTCATCCCCAACACTTCTCTGTCTAAAGAAGAACAAAGCCAGATACACTCCGAGGTGGTGGCAGGGATGGAGAAGGCGAGGCAAGAGCAGGAGAAACGCAACCAGGAGCGTCGTGTAGAGGAAGAGAGACGGGAGAAGGAACAGAAGGAAAGGCTAGAAAGGGAACAAAgtgagaagaggaagaaggaagaggaggataatGGACttcaggagaaaaagaaactgGAAAGACAGAAGGCAGAAGAAGAGGGAGATAAAAAGAACAAGCTGCGGGacgagaaagagaggaggggaaaggAGCAGAGCTCTGACACTCCTTCGAAGAGTATGTCTCTGGACTTGCCTGCTCCCAACCATCTTGTTAGTGAAATTAAG AGGGAGCCCCTGACCAGAGCAAGGAGTGAGGAGATGGGTAGGAGTGTACCTGGCCTTCCAGACGGTTGGATGAAG TTCCTTGACACGGTGACGGGGACCTACCGGTACTACCATTCCCCAACCAACCGTGTCCACCTGTACCCTCCTGAGGTCACTGTTCCCCAGACTCCACCCTCCACGCCACCAACGGTTAAACAGAAAACACCACGACCAGCTGAGCCAGACACCAACTGTGAACAAGAGCGGGAACAGTCTAAACTGAAACGCTCCTACTCCTCCCCTGATATCAGCCAGGACCTGAGGGAGGAGGCCCAGAAGAAGGCCAGCGCTCCGACCACTGCTGCTGTTATACCTACCATCAACAGGGAGACCAA ACCTTCCAGTGCTAAAGTCTATTCCAAAGTCGAGATTGTGCGGCCGTCAGCTGCCAAAATTCGCAACCTGAATCCTACGTTTGGAGGTAATGGTCCATCCCTGACTGGTCTTCGTAACATGGGCAACACATGCTACATGAACTCCATCTTGCAGTGTCTGTGTAACACTCCTGGCATGGCTGAGTACTTCAACAACAATTTCTACCTGGAGGACATCAACAG GCAAAACATCCTTGGTCATAAAGGGGAGGTGGCGGAGGAGTTTGGTGTGATCATGAAGGCCCTGTGGGCCGGTCTGTACAAGTGCATCAGCCCGCGGGACTTCAAGATCACCATAGGCAAGATCAATGACCAGTTTGCTGGCTATGACCAGCAAGACTCCCAGGAGCTGCTGCTGTTCCTCATGGATGGGCTCCACGAGGACCTCAACAAG GCGGACAACAGGAAGCGgtacaaggaggaggaaaacgaccatctggatgatcagACGGCAGCCGACTTGGCCTGGAGCAAACACAAGCTGCTGAACGAGTCCATCATCGTAGCACTGTTCCAGGGCCAGTTCAAGTCCACTGTGCAGTGTCTGACCTGCCATCGCAAGTCCCGGACATTTGAGACCTTTATGTACCTTTCGCTGCCTCTGGCCTCCACCAGCAAGTGCTCCCTGCAG GATTGTCTGAGGCTGTTCTCCAAGGAAGAGAAGCTGACGGACAACAACAAGGTGTTCTGCAGACACTGCAAAGCCCACAGAGATTCCACCAAGAAACTGGAGATCTGGAAGGTCCCGCCCATTCTCCTGGTGCACTTAAAACG ATTCTCCTACGAGGGTAGAT